In the Desulfuromonas sp. DDH964 genome, CCCACTACCTCGCCGACCTCGTCAGCTGGGGCGCGATCGGCGCCCGCACTACCGAATCCCAGACTCACCGCGAGATGGCCAGCGGCCTCTCCTTCCCGGTCGGTTTCAAGAACGGCACCGACGGCAACCTGCAGATCGCCATCGACGCCATGGGCGCGGCGCGCCACTCGCACAGCTTCCTCGGCATCAACAACGAGGGGCGCAACTCCATCGTCCAGACCACCGGCAACGAGGACGTCCACATCGTCCTGCGCGGCGGCAACGACAAGCCCAACTACTATCCCGAGGACATCGCCCGCACCGAGCAGATGCTCGCCAAGGCCGGCCTCAACCGCGGCATCATGGTCGACTGCAGCCACGCCAACTCCTGCAAGAACCACGAAAAGCAGGAGGAGGTGCTCGGCAGCGTCCTCGAACAGGTCGCCGCCGGCAACCGCTCAATCTGCTCGGTGATGATCGAGAGCAACCTCAAGGCGGGCAACCAGCCGATCCCACAGAACCTGGCCGACCTCAAGTACGGCGTCTCGGTCACCGACAAGTGCGTCGACTGGAAGACCACCGAGCGAATGCTGCGCCACGCCCACGCGGTGCTGAAGAAGTGCGGCGGCCGGCAGCTCTGAAAGAGCAATTTCCAGGTCCTATGGGTCCCATAGGACCTATCGGACCTATAACCTGGACCAAGCCATGACCGAAAACCTCGAAAACAAACCAACACCCACCCCCTGCTGACCGCCGAAAGCGCCGCCGGGAGCGGCGCCCACAGTGGAGTCTGCAGCCCCCGCCGTGCCGGCGGCGGTGACCTGCTGCCCGCCTCCGGCGGGCGGCGGCGCGCAGGCTGGCGAACGCCCCGGCCTGCGGCTCTGGCCCTTTGTCTGCGGCTGGCTCGACACCCCCGCCGGGCCGGTGCCGCAGGTCGAGACGCGGCAGCGCCCTAATGACCTCTTCGGCCGCTGGCAGATGCGCTGGGGCCTGGGGCGCATGCGCTACCGGATCGCGCCCGGCCTCTACGCCATCGGCAACCCGGACAGCGCAGCGCCGGTCCTGGTCACTGCCAACTACAAACTCACCTTCGACAGCCTGCGCCGGGAACTGACCGGCCTCGACGCCTGGATCCTGGTACTGGAAACCTTCGGCATCAACGTCTGGTGCGCCGCCGGCAAGGGGACCTTCGGCACCGACGAAGTCATCCGCCGTCTCCGCGCAAGCGGCCTCGACCAGGTCGTCGCACATCGCACCCTGATCCTCCCCCAACTCGGCGCGCCCGGGGT is a window encoding:
- a CDS encoding 3-deoxy-7-phosphoheptulonate synthase; the protein is MKRTNNLRIRGLTPIIAPADLKQVFPLSVEGAEFVTSARQQVIDILAGRDRRLMAVVGPCSIHDARAARDYARHLAELGRELRDQLLLVMRVYFEKPRTTIGWKGLINDPDLNGTYQISKGLGVARGLLCSITELGLPVAGEMLDPVTPHYLADLVSWGAIGARTTESQTHREMASGLSFPVGFKNGTDGNLQIAIDAMGAARHSHSFLGINNEGRNSIVQTTGNEDVHIVLRGGNDKPNYYPEDIARTEQMLAKAGLNRGIMVDCSHANSCKNHEKQEEVLGSVLEQVAAGNRSICSVMIESNLKAGNQPIPQNLADLKYGVSVTDKCVDWKTTERMLRHAHAVLKKCGGRQL